A part of Prosthecobacter sp. SYSU 5D2 genomic DNA contains:
- a CDS encoding methyltransferase domain-containing protein yields the protein MSTAGSIDGYSYGDVECGHMHGLLLPALLEEIRAGQEMRGTGMPVFDLGCGNGSVAAEVAKAGYQVTGCDPSVTGIEMARGHWPDLKLETGSGYEDLGARFGTFPVIYSLEVIEHVYDPRKMVARVYEMLEPGGRFILSTPYHGYWKNLMLALTGKMDSHFTVLWDHGHIKFWSRETISQLLTEAGFKVLKIRRLGRVPALAMTMMVVAEKPMG from the coding sequence ATGAGCACGGCAGGATCGATTGATGGTTATAGTTATGGGGATGTAGAGTGCGGCCACATGCATGGCCTGCTGCTTCCGGCCCTGCTTGAAGAAATTCGGGCCGGGCAGGAGATGCGCGGGACAGGGATGCCCGTGTTTGACCTCGGATGTGGCAATGGCAGCGTGGCTGCGGAGGTGGCCAAGGCGGGGTATCAGGTGACCGGATGTGACCCGTCAGTAACGGGCATCGAGATGGCGCGGGGACACTGGCCAGACTTAAAACTGGAGACTGGTTCCGGTTATGAAGATCTGGGTGCCAGGTTCGGTACCTTTCCGGTGATCTATTCCCTTGAGGTGATTGAGCATGTTTATGATCCACGAAAGATGGTTGCCCGGGTTTATGAAATGCTCGAACCTGGGGGGCGTTTTATTTTGAGCACCCCCTATCATGGCTATTGGAAAAATCTCATGCTGGCTTTGACTGGAAAAATGGACTCACATTTCACGGTCTTGTGGGATCATGGTCACATTAAATTCTGGTCCAGGGAAACTATTTCGCAGTTGCTCACCGAAGCTGGATTCAAAGTCCTCAAAATTCGCCGTTTGGGACGCGTTCCCGCCTTGGCCATGACCATGATGGTGGTGGCGGAAAAACCAATGGGCTGA
- a CDS encoding putative colanic acid biosynthesis acetyltransferase, whose amino-acid sequence MSQPDIQENRSAVKYGRGEMWRRLLWMPGLWLFRLSPRPCFGFRRWLLRLFGASVGKEVHVYPSSHVYYPWNLEIGDWSCIGEWTLVYNLGKVTIGERVTVSQRVHLCAGTHDYQDSSMPLLKPPVVIGSEVWICADAFIGPGVKVADRAVVGARSVVVKDVAGGAVVAGNPARWIKDR is encoded by the coding sequence ATGAGCCAGCCCGATATCCAGGAAAACCGCTCCGCTGTGAAATATGGACGCGGTGAGATGTGGCGTCGTCTTCTTTGGATGCCGGGCCTGTGGTTGTTTCGCCTCAGTCCGAGGCCCTGCTTTGGTTTTCGACGGTGGCTGCTGCGTTTGTTTGGTGCCTCTGTTGGCAAGGAGGTGCATGTCTATCCCTCCTCCCATGTGTATTATCCTTGGAACTTGGAGATTGGGGACTGGTCATGCATCGGTGAATGGACGCTTGTTTATAATCTGGGAAAAGTCACCATCGGGGAGCGGGTGACGGTTTCACAGCGGGTTCATCTCTGCGCAGGTACACATGATTATCAGGATTCCTCCATGCCGCTGCTGAAGCCGCCGGTCGTCATTGGCTCTGAGGTGTGGATTTGTGCAGATGCTTTCATCGGACCTGGGGTAAAGGTGGCGGACAGGGCGGTCGTGGGGGCGCGCAGCGTGGTGGTGAAAGATGTGGCAGGGGGGGCGGTCGTGGCTGGAAACCCGGCGCGTTGGATCAAGGACAGATGA
- a CDS encoding glycosyltransferase translates to MKIAMVSSSASRSAGGIFEVERRLSLELAGPLGHEVEVFSGEDVHSLADAPSWLPLRPKLYQCVGPKAFGYSPGMSEGLEAWNPDVVHLHMLWMYPSLVVNRSARTSGRPYMITLHGMLDAWALRNSSWKKQMALFLYERRNLQDAACIQVLSEAEARSAREFGLGNPLAVIPNGMDLPDEVQLRKAPGGRRRLLFLGRLHPKKGLMNLLRAWKAVMSSEVGKGWNLTIAGWSEVGHEEELMKLADELDIPFETVNRGNEGGARLVFSGPQFGAEKEACLRDCDAFVLPSLSEGLPMSVLEAWAYGKPVLMTRMCNLPEGFAAEAAIPVEPEAASLTEGLIKLMQMTEAERLAMGLRGRKLVESRFTWCRVGAQMAGVYRWMVEGGCPPSCVMMV, encoded by the coding sequence ATGAAAATTGCGATGGTTTCCTCTTCCGCTTCGCGCTCTGCGGGAGGCATATTTGAGGTGGAGCGGCGATTGAGTCTCGAACTGGCGGGGCCGCTAGGGCATGAGGTGGAGGTTTTCTCCGGGGAAGATGTTCATTCGCTTGCGGATGCGCCTTCCTGGTTGCCGCTCCGGCCCAAGCTTTACCAGTGTGTTGGGCCAAAGGCGTTTGGCTATTCGCCCGGCATGTCAGAGGGGCTTGAAGCCTGGAATCCAGATGTGGTACATTTGCACATGCTGTGGATGTATCCTTCTCTTGTCGTCAACCGCTCGGCCCGGACTTCAGGGCGGCCTTACATGATCACGCTCCATGGCATGCTGGATGCCTGGGCTCTGAGAAATTCATCATGGAAGAAACAAATGGCGCTGTTTTTGTATGAGCGCCGGAATCTGCAAGATGCTGCTTGCATCCAGGTTCTGTCGGAGGCGGAGGCAAGGTCGGCCAGGGAGTTTGGATTGGGCAACCCGCTTGCCGTGATTCCGAATGGGATGGATTTGCCGGATGAAGTGCAACTCCGCAAGGCTCCGGGCGGCCGTCGCCGGCTGCTGTTTTTAGGACGCCTGCATCCGAAAAAAGGTCTGATGAATTTGCTCCGCGCCTGGAAGGCCGTCATGAGTTCTGAGGTAGGCAAGGGCTGGAACCTGACCATTGCAGGATGGTCTGAAGTGGGACATGAGGAAGAGCTGATGAAGCTGGCTGATGAACTGGACATTCCCTTTGAAACCGTCAATAGGGGAAACGAGGGTGGAGCCAGGCTGGTGTTTTCCGGCCCGCAATTTGGCGCGGAGAAAGAAGCCTGTTTGCGTGATTGTGATGCTTTTGTCCTGCCATCGCTGAGTGAAGGGTTGCCTATGTCGGTCCTGGAGGCGTGGGCCTACGGAAAGCCGGTTCTGATGACACGCATGTGCAATCTGCCGGAGGGTTTCGCGGCAGAGGCTGCCATCCCCGTGGAACCGGAGGCGGCCAGTTTGACTGAAGGACTCATCAAGCTCATGCAAATGACGGAGGCGGAGCGACTGGCGATGGGACTGCGCGGAAGAAAACTGGTGGAATCCCGTTTTACATGGTGCCGGGTGGGAGCACAGATGGCGGGTGTGTACCGTTGGATGGTCGAAGGAGGCTGCCCGCCTTCTTGCGTGATGATGGTTTAA
- a CDS encoding glycosyltransferase, whose protein sequence is MVALLFDHFGPYHLARLRAAGGAADVRGIEFYRRSADYGWAVAEGRAANVETLVLSAGRPAGWKGAFKTALEGALNELRPEVVVVPGWSAFESLWALKWCLANNVPAVVMSESCAHDERRSWLTEWVKGRVLGLFSAGLAGGRLHRDYLMRLGMAEEQIFLGYDAVDNEYFRTSAKKAKAGGKMPLSMADLTAPYFLASARFITKKNLPLLLRAYARYREAAGRPWSLVLLGDGPMRAELEALVVELKLEDCVLLPGFKQYEELPAYYAHARVFIHASTTEQWGLVVNEAMASGLPVLVSNRCGCAADLVRDGVNGYTFDPRDSEVLAQLMLRMSRLSDEELGRMGRAGEEIISQWGPERFAHGLLGAAEAATAKGPRQPGLFDRVLLKLLCLR, encoded by the coding sequence ATGGTGGCTCTTTTGTTTGACCACTTTGGTCCGTATCACTTGGCCAGGCTGCGCGCGGCTGGGGGGGCGGCGGATGTGAGAGGTATTGAGTTTTATAGGCGGAGTGCGGATTATGGCTGGGCCGTCGCTGAAGGGCGGGCGGCCAATGTGGAGACCCTGGTTCTGTCTGCGGGCCGGCCGGCTGGCTGGAAGGGGGCTTTTAAAACGGCGCTGGAAGGTGCTTTGAATGAACTCAGACCGGAGGTCGTGGTCGTTCCCGGATGGAGCGCTTTTGAGTCTCTTTGGGCCCTAAAGTGGTGCCTGGCTAATAATGTGCCTGCGGTGGTCATGTCGGAGAGCTGTGCGCATGATGAGCGGAGAAGCTGGCTGACGGAGTGGGTGAAGGGCAGGGTGCTGGGGTTGTTTTCTGCAGGGCTGGCGGGAGGCCGTCTGCATCGGGATTATCTGATGCGGCTGGGGATGGCGGAGGAGCAGATTTTTCTGGGCTATGATGCGGTGGACAATGAGTATTTCCGCACCTCTGCCAAGAAGGCGAAGGCGGGAGGCAAGATGCCACTTTCAATGGCAGATCTGACTGCGCCGTACTTTCTGGCCAGTGCGCGGTTCATCACCAAAAAAAATCTGCCGTTGCTGCTGCGTGCCTATGCCCGATACCGTGAAGCGGCGGGCCGGCCCTGGTCGTTGGTCTTGTTGGGGGATGGTCCGATGCGTGCGGAACTTGAGGCGCTGGTGGTGGAGCTCAAACTGGAGGACTGTGTGCTTCTGCCAGGCTTCAAACAGTATGAGGAGCTGCCTGCCTACTATGCGCATGCGAGGGTCTTCATCCATGCCAGCACGACGGAGCAATGGGGACTGGTGGTGAATGAGGCTATGGCAAGCGGGCTTCCGGTGCTGGTTTCGAACCGATGCGGTTGTGCGGCGGATCTCGTCCGTGATGGGGTCAACGGTTATACTTTTGATCCCCGTGATTCTGAGGTACTTGCACAGTTGATGCTGCGCATGAGCAGGCTGTCTGATGAAGAGTTGGGGCGCATGGGACGGGCTGGGGAGGAAATCATCAGCCAATGGGGGCCTGAGCGCTTTGCCCACGGTCTGCTGGGCGCAGCAGAAGCGGCGACAGCCAAAGGTCCACGTCAGCCAGGACTGTTTGACCGGGTTCTTTTGAAACTGCTTTGCCTCCGATGA